In Bacillus sp. NP247, one DNA window encodes the following:
- a CDS encoding GNAT family N-acetyltransferase yields MRISHKYITLDEIEIIRDSLDKLHEYHNSKSKYFSGDYPRMTFEERIEDYKKNSKYGEYRIELLIESETDNILGLCIAYSKSVSGKIEVLFVDEKYRRNGFGLKLMNSAVEWFKEKQVDDIELIVVYGNEAVSFYQKLGFYPRSIIMTTKS; encoded by the coding sequence ATGCGAATTAGTCATAAATATATCACTCTCGATGAAATAGAGATAATCAGAGACTCATTAGATAAATTGCATGAATATCATAACAGTAAATCAAAATATTTTTCTGGTGATTATCCAAGAATGACATTTGAGGAACGTATTGAAGATTATAAAAAAAATTCAAAGTACGGAGAATATAGAATTGAACTATTGATTGAGTCAGAAACAGATAATATATTAGGCCTTTGTATAGCGTATAGTAAAAGCGTAAGTGGGAAGATTGAAGTTTTATTTGTTGATGAAAAATATCGAAGAAACGGATTCGGTTTGAAATTAATGAATAGTGCAGTGGAATGGTTTAAAGAAAAGCAAGTAGATGACATTGAATTAATAGTAGTGTACGGAAATGAAGCTGTATCGTTTTATCAAAAGCTGGGATTTTATCCACGTTCAATTATTATGACAACTAAATCATAA
- a CDS encoding DUF6176 family protein — MNVELTRFKVKPGKSHRVDEWMQLLNDNMKEVLLTLNDEKMYVETIFREIRKEEEYLYWYSVQGECGTLVENSHHEIDKKHLEFWYECIDEKAPAVDLKTEVVMIQDVVKEAMK; from the coding sequence ATGAATGTAGAATTAACAAGATTCAAAGTCAAGCCAGGTAAAAGCCATCGTGTAGATGAATGGATGCAGCTTCTTAATGACAATATGAAAGAAGTGCTTTTGACATTAAACGACGAAAAGATGTATGTAGAGACAATTTTCCGGGAAATAAGAAAGGAAGAAGAGTACTTATATTGGTATTCTGTGCAAGGAGAATGCGGTACCCTTGTCGAAAACTCTCATCATGAAATTGATAAAAAACATTTAGAGTTTTGGTATGAATGTATTGATGAAAAAGCACCGGCTGTCGATCTGAAGACGGAAGTCGTTATGATTCAAGATGTTGTGAAAGAAGCGATGAAATAA
- a CDS encoding GNAT family N-acetyltransferase has protein sequence MRRLQIEEYDKVIPLLEGNHRTTTFAYAVCNQNINGEIFINEKLTAGLIVTTNGIYYLFGDTRDQSYNEDLFSYIKTAIEKTEKRFTLFTSSEEWEMMIEECFSNAFRKIPRMTFQFQREVFEDRKIELNKNTYEIKRIDKSDIERSNEFTEDYYKEYWGSKEAFLNGGFGFCIEQDGMIVAECVSIFNGNRFAEIDIATHEAHQGKGLAQAVATRFIEHCIQNDITPCWDCNTDNIPSKKLASKLSFHNPVEYDLFVRKKMGE, from the coding sequence ATGAGAAGGTTACAGATTGAAGAATACGATAAAGTAATTCCTCTTTTAGAAGGGAACCACCGAACAACAACTTTTGCGTATGCAGTTTGTAATCAAAATATAAATGGTGAGATTTTTATAAACGAGAAGTTAACAGCAGGACTAATCGTCACCACTAATGGTATTTATTATTTGTTTGGTGACACTCGAGACCAAAGTTATAACGAAGATTTATTTTCGTATATAAAAACAGCTATTGAAAAAACAGAGAAACGATTTACACTGTTCACTTCGAGTGAAGAGTGGGAAATGATGATTGAAGAGTGCTTTAGTAATGCATTTCGGAAAATCCCACGAATGACATTTCAATTTCAAAGAGAAGTTTTTGAAGATAGAAAAATAGAATTAAACAAAAATACATATGAAATTAAACGTATTGATAAAAGTGATATAGAACGAAGCAATGAATTTACAGAGGACTATTACAAAGAGTATTGGGGATCAAAAGAAGCATTTTTAAATGGTGGCTTTGGATTTTGTATAGAACAAGATGGGATGATTGTAGCTGAATGCGTCTCAATATTTAACGGGAATAGATTTGCTGAAATTGATATTGCAACACATGAAGCGCATCAAGGAAAAGGATTAGCTCAAGCTGTCGCAACACGTTTCATTGAACATTGTATACAAAATGATATTACACCGTGCTGGGATTGTAATACAGATAATATACCTTCGAAAAAGTTAGCTAGTAAATTAAGTTTTCATAATCCAGTAGAATATGATTTATTTGTCCGCAAGAAAATGGGGGAATAA
- a CDS encoding cupin domain-containing protein, producing MEKINLIDLTKDIKDQHKNFVVSNVNSHCLRIAVFTGEYDWHYHSNSDELFIVLEGELLIDFQDRETAVLKPNDSILISAGTIHRTRALERTVNLCFENVEADTVIVEGV from the coding sequence ATGGAAAAGATAAATTTAATAGATTTAACAAAAGATATTAAAGACCAACATAAAAACTTTGTCGTTTCAAATGTAAATAGTCATTGCTTACGAATTGCTGTATTTACTGGTGAATATGATTGGCACTACCATTCTAATTCGGATGAATTATTCATTGTGTTAGAGGGAGAATTACTTATCGATTTTCAAGATAGAGAGACAGCAGTTTTAAAGCCGAATGATTCTATTTTAATTTCAGCAGGTACAATTCATAGGACGAGAGCATTGGAGAGAACGGTAAATCTTTGTTTTGAAAATGTAGAGGCGGATACAGTAATTGTGGAGGGCGTATGA
- the ald gene encoding alanine dehydrogenase has translation MRIGIPTEIKNNENRVAMTPAGAVHLVQNGHEVFVQKGSGVGSGFTDEEYVQAGAKLVETAEEAWNQDMVMKVKEPVESEYGYFREGLILFTYLHLAPEPELTKALIDNKVVSIAYETVQLENRSLPLLAPMSEVAGRMSAQIGAQFLEKNKGGKGILLAGVPGVKRGKVTIIGGGQAGTNAAKIAVGLGADVTIIDLSAERLRQLDDIFGNQVKTLMSNPYNIAEAVRESDLVIGAVLIPGAKAPKLVTEEMIQSMETGSVVVDIAIDQGGIFETTDRITTHDNPTYEKHGVVHYAVANMPGAVPRTSTLALTNVTVPYAVQIANKGYKEACLGNSALLKGINTLDGYVTFEAVAEAHGLQYADAKELLEKAPALS, from the coding sequence ATGCGTATCGGTATTCCAACAGAAATTAAAAACAATGAAAACCGTGTGGCAATGACGCCAGCGGGAGCTGTACATTTAGTACAAAATGGTCATGAAGTTTTTGTTCAAAAAGGATCAGGTGTAGGATCAGGCTTTACAGATGAAGAATACGTACAAGCTGGTGCGAAACTTGTTGAAACTGCTGAAGAAGCATGGAATCAAGATATGGTTATGAAGGTAAAAGAGCCAGTTGAAAGTGAATACGGTTATTTCCGCGAAGGTTTAATTTTATTCACATACTTACACTTAGCTCCAGAGCCAGAATTAACAAAAGCATTAATTGATAACAAAGTGGTATCAATTGCATATGAAACAGTGCAACTAGAAAATCGTTCTTTACCATTACTTGCACCTATGAGTGAAGTTGCAGGTCGTATGTCTGCGCAAATCGGTGCACAATTCCTTGAGAAAAACAAAGGCGGTAAAGGTATTTTACTTGCAGGTGTTCCAGGGGTTAAACGCGGCAAAGTAACAATTATCGGCGGTGGTCAAGCTGGTACAAACGCAGCGAAAATTGCAGTAGGTTTAGGTGCAGATGTAACAATCATCGACTTAAGTGCAGAACGTCTTCGTCAATTAGATGACATTTTCGGTAACCAAGTAAAAACGTTAATGTCTAATCCTTACAATATTGCAGAAGCTGTAAGAGAATCTGATCTTGTAATCGGTGCAGTATTAATCCCAGGTGCAAAAGCGCCAAAACTTGTAACAGAAGAAATGATTCAATCAATGGAAACAGGTTCTGTCGTTGTAGATATTGCGATTGACCAAGGTGGTATTTTCGAAACAACTGACCGTATTACAACTCATGATAATCCAACTTACGAAAAACATGGTGTTGTTCATTATGCAGTTGCAAATATGCCAGGTGCGGTTCCACGTACATCAACTCTTGCATTAACAAACGTAACAGTACCATATGCAGTACAAATTGCTAACAAAGGCTATAAAGAAGCTTGCCTAGGCAACTCTGCATTATTAAAAGGTATTAACACATTAGATGGATATGTAACATTCGAAGCAGTTGCAGAAGCGCACGGCTTACAATATGCTGATGCGAAAGAGCTTCTTGAAAAAGCTCCTGCTTTATCATAA
- a CDS encoding SDR family oxidoreductase: MKYSNLKGGSFVRHALITAGTKGLGKKVTEKLLAKGYSVTVTYHSDIAAMETMKETYKNMEERLQFVQADVTKKEDLHKIVEEAMSRFGKIDFLINNAGPYVFERKKLVDYEEDEWNEMIQGNLTAVFHLLKLVVPIMRNQRFGRIINYGFQGADSAPGWIYRSAFAAAKVGLVSLTKTVAYEEAEYGITANMVCPGDIIGEMKEATIEEARNLKGSNTPIGRSGTGEDIARTISFLCEDDSDMITGTIIEVTGAVDVIHRHR, translated from the coding sequence ATGAAGTATAGCAATTTAAAAGGAGGCAGTTTTGTGAGACATGCGCTCATTACAGCCGGTACGAAAGGTTTAGGAAAGAAAGTAACAGAAAAGTTATTGGCTAAAGGATATTCAGTAACAGTAACGTATCATAGCGATATAGCTGCTATGGAAACAATGAAAGAAACATATAAAAATATGGAAGAGCGTCTACAGTTCGTGCAAGCGGATGTCACGAAAAAGGAAGATTTACATAAAATAGTAGAAGAAGCGATGAGCCGTTTTGGCAAAATTGACTTTTTAATTAATAATGCTGGTCCTTACGTATTTGAAAGGAAAAAATTAGTCGATTACGAAGAAGACGAATGGAATGAAATGATCCAGGGTAATTTAACAGCGGTGTTTCATTTATTAAAACTTGTCGTACCGATTATGAGAAACCAGCGATTTGGCCGTATTATTAACTATGGATTTCAAGGGGCAGATAGCGCACCTGGATGGATTTATCGTTCAGCCTTTGCGGCTGCGAAAGTAGGACTTGTCTCATTAACGAAAACAGTAGCTTACGAAGAGGCGGAATATGGTATTACTGCGAATATGGTTTGCCCTGGTGATATAATTGGTGAAATGAAAGAAGCAACGATTGAAGAAGCGCGAAATCTGAAAGGTAGTAACACACCAATTGGTAGATCTGGAACAGGCGAAGATATCGCAAGAACCATTTCGTTTTTATGTGAGGACGATTCTGATATGATTACTGGTACGATTATTGAAGTAACAGGCGCTGTTGATGTTATTCATAGACATCGATAG
- a CDS encoding universal stress protein, producing MNNTYTNILIAVDGSKEAEKAFRKAIQVAKRNNATLTIAHIVDVKAYSAVEAYSRAIAERANLFAEDLLEDYKKTAIEAGLEKVETVLEFGNPKSKISKEIAPNNKVDLIMCGATGLNAVERFLIGSVSEHIIRYAKCDVLVVRGDEEQGDL from the coding sequence ATGAACAATACATATACAAATATTTTAATTGCAGTGGACGGTTCCAAAGAAGCAGAAAAGGCATTTAGAAAAGCAATTCAAGTTGCAAAACGAAACAATGCAACATTAACAATTGCTCATATCGTTGATGTGAAAGCATATTCCGCAGTAGAGGCTTATAGCCGCGCAATTGCTGAACGTGCAAATTTATTTGCAGAAGACTTATTAGAAGACTACAAAAAGACTGCAATCGAAGCTGGTCTTGAGAAAGTAGAAACTGTATTAGAATTTGGTAATCCAAAATCTAAAATCTCAAAAGAAATTGCTCCAAACAATAAAGTAGATTTAATTATGTGTGGTGCAACTGGTTTAAATGCTGTAGAACGTTTCCTAATTGGTAGCGTCTCTGAACATATTATTCGCTATGCGAAATGCGATGTCCTTGTTGTTCGTGGTGATGAGGAGCAAGGTGATCTTTAA
- a CDS encoding ProA domain protein, with protein sequence MGDHERIILDVNEQEIEMLNTICSHFKEKHGVELSHGALFRDLMDIEYIRITEDRHKYD encoded by the coding sequence ATGGGAGATCATGAACGTATTATTTTAGATGTCAACGAGCAAGAGATTGAAATGTTAAATACAATATGCTCACATTTTAAAGAAAAACATGGCGTTGAGCTAAGTCATGGTGCGCTGTTTCGAGATTTAATGGATATTGAGTATATTCGTATCACAGAAGATCGACATAAGTATGATTAA
- a CDS encoding DinB family protein yields MKSENISKHFHTLHVQRNQFLPHLHSLSQEQLWYRKEDEKWSIGEHFYHLYLITRMLKVAIKFSFTLIPYAKLRRNTPFATEIHDIYAEYKEKHGRGMKAPWILIPSKKIYDSMNVTKLEDLLSRETDEIKKLVQNIEENIAGHIVFLDPIAHYPNLIQSIQLLAIHEKHHFMIMKNNYEMIDTYLKI; encoded by the coding sequence ATGAAATCTGAAAATATCTCAAAACATTTTCATACATTACATGTACAAAGAAATCAGTTTCTTCCCCATCTCCATTCACTATCACAAGAACAACTATGGTATAGGAAAGAGGACGAAAAATGGTCTATTGGGGAGCACTTTTATCACTTATATTTAATTACAAGGATGCTAAAAGTAGCGATTAAATTCTCTTTCACTCTTATCCCCTATGCCAAACTAAGAAGAAACACCCCATTCGCAACTGAAATTCATGACATTTATGCCGAATACAAGGAGAAGCATGGCAGAGGAATGAAAGCACCTTGGATTTTAATCCCTTCAAAAAAAATTTATGATTCTATGAATGTAACAAAATTAGAAGACTTACTTTCACGTGAAACAGATGAAATAAAAAAACTAGTTCAAAATATAGAAGAAAATATTGCAGGACATATCGTATTTTTAGATCCGATTGCTCACTATCCTAACCTTATTCAATCTATTCAACTTTTAGCGATTCATGAGAAGCATCATTTTATGATTATGAAGAATAATTATGAAATGATAGATACATACCTAAAAATCTAA
- the argH gene encoding argininosuccinate lyase, with amino-acid sequence MSKLWGGRFTEEVEAWVEEFGASISFDKQLVSQDIKGSIAHVTMLAKQGIVTKEEAEKIKIGLQYLLEEAKQNKLNFSVEAEDIHLNIEKMLIERIGEVGGKLHTGRSRNDQVATDMHLYLKEKVEDIIKATKQLQTVLVHQAENNIETIMPGYTHLQRAQPISFAHHILAYFWMLERDVNRYEDSLKRINISPLGAGALAGTTFPIDREYSAELLGFNGIYENSLDAVSDRDFILEFLSNSSMLMMHLSRFCEELILWSSQEFQFIEMSDQYATGSSIMPQKKNPDMAELIRGKTGRVYGNLFSLLTVMKGLPLAYNKDLQEDKEGMFDTVKTVEGCLHIMAGMLETMTVNKEKMGQAVTQDFSNATEIADYLASKGLPFRQAHEIVGKLVLHCTQKGIYLLDVPLATYKEMSSLFEEDLYEVLSPYAAVKRRNSAGGTGFEQIEKALEKAKGLTIEFVGS; translated from the coding sequence GTGAGCAAACTTTGGGGCGGACGTTTTACAGAAGAAGTAGAAGCATGGGTAGAAGAATTCGGAGCTTCTATTTCCTTTGATAAGCAATTGGTTAGCCAAGATATAAAAGGGAGTATTGCACACGTAACGATGTTAGCAAAGCAAGGCATCGTTACGAAAGAAGAAGCAGAGAAAATAAAGATAGGGCTTCAATATTTATTAGAGGAAGCGAAACAAAATAAATTGAATTTCTCGGTCGAAGCGGAAGATATTCATTTAAATATTGAAAAGATGTTAATTGAAAGAATCGGTGAAGTAGGAGGGAAACTTCATACAGGCCGAAGCCGTAACGATCAAGTAGCGACAGATATGCACTTGTATTTAAAAGAAAAAGTAGAAGATATTATAAAAGCTACAAAACAATTGCAAACTGTTCTTGTTCATCAAGCGGAAAATAACATAGAAACTATTATGCCTGGTTATACGCACTTGCAGCGTGCGCAGCCTATATCATTTGCGCATCATATTCTTGCTTACTTTTGGATGTTAGAGCGCGATGTGAATCGTTATGAAGATTCATTAAAGCGCATTAACATTTCACCATTAGGAGCAGGGGCCTTAGCTGGGACAACATTCCCGATTGACCGAGAATATAGTGCGGAACTTCTCGGATTTAATGGAATCTATGAAAATAGTTTAGATGCGGTAAGCGATCGTGATTTCATACTGGAGTTCTTAAGTAACTCATCTATGCTCATGATGCACTTATCACGCTTTTGCGAAGAACTTATTTTATGGAGTAGCCAAGAGTTTCAATTTATTGAAATGAGCGATCAATACGCAACGGGAAGCAGCATTATGCCGCAAAAGAAAAATCCAGATATGGCGGAACTAATCCGCGGTAAAACAGGCAGAGTGTACGGTAATTTATTCAGTTTACTTACAGTAATGAAAGGATTACCGCTCGCTTACAATAAAGACTTACAAGAAGATAAAGAAGGAATGTTTGATACAGTAAAAACAGTAGAAGGATGCCTTCATATTATGGCAGGCATGTTAGAGACGATGACTGTCAACAAAGAAAAGATGGGGCAAGCTGTAACGCAAGATTTCTCTAACGCAACAGAAATTGCTGACTACTTGGCAAGCAAAGGACTACCATTCCGTCAAGCTCATGAAATTGTCGGGAAATTGGTTCTGCATTGTACGCAAAAAGGAATTTATTTATTAGATGTACCACTAGCAACATATAAAGAAATGAGCTCATTATTTGAAGAAGATTTGTATGAAGTTCTTTCACCATATGCAGCTGTAAAGCGTCGTAACAGTGCAGGCGGGACAGGGTTTGAACAAATTGAAAAAGCTTTGGAGAAGGCGAAGGGGTTAACTATAGAGTTTGTTGGAAGTTAA
- a CDS encoding argininosuccinate synthase, translating to MEKKKVVLAYSGGLDTSVAIKWLQEKDYDIIALCLDLGEGKDLAFVKEKALSVGAIKSYMIDVQEEFANEYALIAMQAHTLYEGKYPLVSALSRPLISKKLVEIAEQEGASAVAHGCTGKGNDQVRFEVSIQALNPYLEVIAPVREWKWSREEEIAYAKENDIPIPINLDSPFSIDQNLWGRSNECGILEDPWAAPPEEAYEMTLALEDTPNKPEFVEIGFEAGVPTTLNGAAYSLSELIKTLNALAGKHGVGRIDHVENRLIGIKSREVYECPAAMTLITAHKELEDLTLVKEVAHFKPMIEQKLTELIYNGLWFSPLKQALNAFLQETQKNVTGTVRVKLFKGHAIVEGRKSEYSLYDEKLATYTAQDEFNHDAAVGFISLFGLPTKVYSQVNQKKVEA from the coding sequence ATGGAGAAGAAAAAAGTTGTATTAGCATATTCCGGAGGTCTTGATACTTCCGTTGCAATTAAATGGTTACAAGAGAAAGATTATGATATTATCGCGCTTTGCTTAGATCTAGGGGAAGGTAAAGACTTAGCGTTTGTAAAAGAAAAAGCACTTTCAGTAGGTGCAATTAAATCATATATGATTGATGTTCAAGAAGAATTTGCGAATGAATATGCATTGATAGCGATGCAAGCTCATACGTTATATGAAGGGAAATATCCTCTTGTCTCTGCATTATCTCGTCCGCTTATTTCGAAAAAATTAGTAGAAATTGCAGAGCAGGAAGGTGCAAGCGCAGTTGCACATGGATGTACAGGGAAAGGGAATGACCAAGTTCGTTTTGAAGTTTCTATTCAAGCGTTGAATCCATATTTAGAAGTTATTGCGCCTGTACGTGAATGGAAGTGGTCACGTGAAGAAGAGATTGCATATGCAAAAGAAAATGATATACCGATTCCAATTAATTTAGATAGCCCGTTTTCAATCGATCAAAACTTATGGGGACGCAGCAATGAATGTGGAATTTTAGAAGATCCATGGGCAGCGCCGCCAGAAGAAGCATACGAGATGACATTGGCATTAGAAGATACACCGAATAAACCAGAGTTTGTAGAAATCGGATTTGAAGCAGGAGTACCGACGACTTTAAACGGCGCTGCATATTCACTTTCAGAATTAATTAAAACGTTAAATGCACTTGCTGGAAAACATGGCGTTGGACGTATTGATCATGTAGAAAATCGTCTTATCGGTATTAAATCTCGTGAAGTGTACGAATGTCCAGCGGCAATGACATTAATAACAGCGCATAAAGAACTTGAAGATTTAACACTTGTGAAAGAGGTTGCTCATTTCAAACCGATGATTGAGCAAAAACTAACAGAATTAATTTATAACGGTTTATGGTTCTCACCTTTAAAACAAGCACTCAATGCATTCTTACAAGAAACGCAAAAAAATGTAACAGGTACAGTACGTGTGAAATTATTTAAAGGTCATGCGATTGTAGAAGGACGTAAATCTGAGTACTCGTTATATGATGAAAAGCTTGCAACGTATACTGCCCAGGATGAATTTAATCATGATGCAGCAGTTGGTTTCATTTCATTATTCGGTTTACCTACAAAAGTATACAGCCAAGTGAATCAAAAGAAGGTGGAAGCGTGA
- a CDS encoding radical SAM protein codes for MEKYFIYNEHLGIAVPNIQEEWEDISEQTQHAILLKWEQIRGKIPDRIKELEHYINQKQHRLNNEENFEISCRLNSEIADLASIINDLWLWYRLTQNVSEGKAHQ; via the coding sequence ATGGAAAAGTATTTTATATACAATGAACATCTAGGAATTGCAGTGCCGAACATACAAGAAGAATGGGAAGACATCTCTGAACAAACGCAGCACGCTATTTTATTAAAATGGGAGCAAATTCGTGGGAAAATACCTGATCGTATAAAAGAGCTTGAACATTACATTAATCAAAAACAACATCGTTTAAATAACGAAGAAAATTTTGAAATTTCCTGTAGGCTTAATTCTGAAATAGCTGATTTAGCCTCTATTATTAACGACCTTTGGCTTTGGTATCGCCTCACTCAAAACGTATCTGAGGGAAAAGCACACCAATGA
- a CDS encoding YitT family protein yields MRNIQSRQIIKEVFMVLIGSFILAAALYHIHFQNHLTEGGFVGIALFIQNFYDISPSISTVVMDIPIILLCASFLGRKMVGYSFLGSISFGVFYSLMENYSPFTVDLSNNLFVAAVVGGALAGIGLGFILRFGGATGGDDILTIILSKRTRFTIGQIFFVFDAIVLALSLYYLNWTEIAFTILSIAVQAKTLDLIYYPKTEKKAAKQPVSISISKKHATN; encoded by the coding sequence ATGAGGAACATCCAAAGTCGACAAATTATTAAAGAAGTTTTTATGGTTTTAATCGGTTCATTTATTTTAGCAGCAGCGCTATATCACATTCACTTCCAAAACCACTTAACAGAAGGTGGCTTTGTAGGTATTGCACTATTTATCCAAAATTTTTATGATATTTCACCATCTATTTCAACTGTAGTAATGGATATCCCTATTATTTTACTATGTGCTTCATTTTTAGGTAGAAAAATGGTTGGCTATTCATTCTTAGGTTCGATTTCATTCGGAGTATTTTATTCCCTTATGGAAAATTATTCTCCTTTTACGGTAGATTTATCAAATAATTTATTTGTAGCTGCAGTAGTTGGCGGTGCATTAGCTGGTATTGGACTCGGTTTTATATTGCGATTTGGCGGTGCAACCGGTGGAGACGATATTTTAACAATTATATTAAGTAAACGAACTCGTTTTACAATTGGGCAAATTTTCTTCGTCTTTGACGCGATTGTTCTTGCGCTTTCATTATATTATTTAAATTGGACGGAAATTGCTTTTACTATTCTTTCGATTGCCGTACAGGCAAAAACATTGGATTTAATTTACTATCCAAAAACAGAAAAGAAAGCAGCAAAGCAGCCCGTTTCTATTTCAATATCCAAAAAACATGCGACAAACTAA
- a CDS encoding EcsC family protein: protein MRSKREQAILDNIKEWEAQLVEQEATDFQKVFDKWLHTTVAKLPEKKRKEFFTKADGWLFHLHALIQSSQSQLDARNRILGTSRLFDESIEQLEDLKALSIDQLTYIAEQQTARHRLYSFVQGGATGAGGLLLLTADFPVMIALNVKAVQLIATSFGHDVNKPYEMMLALKVFHASLLPGRLQQYAWYNLLRELEQEDSFFYEGDEAVLQTASTEVVLKQILKTFSIYALRRKLFQGIPVIGMAIGSTVNYRLTRNVTEFANRFYQVRHIIEKEKRA from the coding sequence ATGCGATCGAAGCGAGAACAAGCCATTTTAGATAATATAAAGGAATGGGAAGCGCAATTAGTTGAGCAAGAAGCGACCGATTTTCAAAAAGTGTTTGATAAATGGTTACATACTACAGTTGCGAAATTACCTGAGAAAAAACGAAAAGAATTCTTTACGAAAGCAGATGGATGGCTCTTTCATTTGCATGCGCTGATTCAAAGTTCACAATCACAATTAGATGCGCGTAATCGTATTTTAGGAACATCGAGATTATTTGATGAATCAATTGAACAACTTGAAGATTTGAAAGCATTATCTATTGATCAGTTAACATACATAGCAGAGCAGCAAACAGCACGTCATCGCCTATATTCATTCGTGCAAGGCGGAGCAACGGGTGCTGGAGGATTATTATTATTGACAGCTGATTTTCCGGTTATGATTGCGTTAAATGTGAAGGCTGTACAACTTATTGCAACATCGTTTGGGCATGATGTGAACAAGCCTTATGAAATGATGCTTGCGCTAAAGGTGTTTCATGCGTCATTACTGCCAGGAAGACTTCAGCAATACGCTTGGTACAACTTGCTGCGAGAGCTGGAACAAGAAGATTCGTTCTTTTATGAAGGAGACGAAGCAGTGTTACAAACAGCTTCGACTGAGGTTGTATTAAAACAAATTTTGAAGACATTTTCGATTTATGCTCTTCGTCGTAAATTATTCCAAGGCATCCCTGTAATTGGAATGGCAATCGGATCTACAGTGAATTATCGTTTAACAAGAAATGTTACTGAATTTGCGAATAGATTTTATCAAGTGCGCCACATAATCGAGAAAGAAAAGAGAGCATGA
- a CDS encoding DUF1796 family putative cysteine peptidase, which translates to MNLSNIKQKYNAVFSLGQNCWPAWALYQLGLSPFFGVIDFMLSPSLKKVNLLLQNRFHRFLELENLSFISFWDDDAKLRLRDNIYEIDSCHDFKTDVNTPNFWPSYADIKSNYEHRINRFLTTIEMEESILFIRTGGTYEEAHTLQLILSQLVKNNFSVLLLIPADIPTIVEEDWGLQNICVMNCPIMDLYQYNEKFWTDLLEGVTIGPDA; encoded by the coding sequence ATGAATCTATCCAATATAAAACAAAAGTATAATGCTGTATTTAGCTTAGGACAAAACTGCTGGCCTGCTTGGGCTTTATATCAACTAGGATTATCCCCATTCTTTGGCGTTATTGATTTTATGCTAAGTCCTTCATTAAAGAAAGTAAATTTATTATTACAAAATCGCTTTCACCGTTTTTTAGAATTAGAAAATTTGTCCTTCATCTCATTTTGGGATGATGATGCGAAATTAAGACTACGAGACAACATTTATGAAATTGACTCCTGCCATGATTTTAAAACAGATGTTAATACACCAAATTTCTGGCCGTCCTATGCAGATATTAAGTCAAATTATGAGCATCGGATTAATCGTTTTCTAACTACGATTGAAATGGAAGAATCAATATTATTTATTCGAACTGGAGGAACATATGAAGAGGCACACACACTTCAACTTATTTTATCCCAACTAGTAAAGAATAACTTCTCTGTCCTTTTACTTATCCCTGCCGATATACCTACTATTGTTGAGGAGGACTGGGGACTCCAAAACATTTGTGTTATGAACTGCCCTATTATGGACCTATACCAATATAACGAGAAGTTTTGGACGGATCTCTTAGAAGGGGTTACAATTGGTCCGGATGCTTAA